GCTTTAGAACCTGGAACGAAGACCCGAGCAGGAACAGCAATTTGCCATTCCCTATTTGTTTGGTATAGCTCAGTTGTGGCTCTACGATCCAGGAATCACCGATACCATTGCCATAGGAAGCATCCGCGGAATGAGGGCCATCGGCAGGGTCCCAAATATATGAGTACACAAATACGGAAGGCGTACTGGTTTGCTTGTTATATCCCATGGTTGTCTTCACTACCAGGCCCGGCAGTATCGTATAGTTGAGATCGAGGCTGGCCACCAGGTTATTGGACCTGGCAGGGTTCTCCCTTCCACCGATCATCTGTGCGTATTGATGCGGAGAACGGGTAGTGGTCCTGCCCGTGATGGGGTTCGGTGCAAAATTCAAAGTGCCATCCGGGTTCAGGAAAGGAGGGAAATTTGGCGGTGTGCGCATAGCTATCATCGTTAGATCCAGGTTTGGCAGGTTCTGATCGATGAAATTGTAACTGCCAGACAAAGAAGTCCTGAATTTCTTATTCAGGCTCACCCCGCTCAAAGCAAAACGGATCGTAGCATTCTGCTGGTAATGATTGCCGGGGAAGGAAGTAGTTTGCCTGTTGTAAGTGGCGCCCAGTAAGTATTGCACTTGTTCATTGCCTCCTGAAATGGAGAGACTGGCATTGGTGGTACTGGCATTGTTGCCGATGGCAATTTTCTTCAGGTCCATCTGGTAAGCAGTATCCCAAAACACCAGGTCCGGTGCATTGTCGATAGTAGGTTTGATATTTGCAGCAGGTGCAGCCATCGAATCCTGGTAGAAAGCTTCCCTGCGCATCGCAAGATATTGGCTGTTATTCATCAGCCTGATCTTCTTCAATGGGATGGATTGAACACCGTGATACACGTTCAGATCCACCCTCATATCGCCCGCCTTCGCTTTTTTAGTGGTGATCAGCACCACTCCATTGGCTCCCCTGGACCCATAAATGGCCGTTGCGTCTGCATCTTTCAAAACAGAGATACTTTCAATGTCAGCAGGATTAATAAAATTAAGCGCAGAAGCTCCCTGCTGTGCGCCATAACCAACAGTGTTCACCACGTTCTGCGAATAAGGAACGCCATCTACGATGAACAGTGGGTTTGAACCGGCTGTGAGGCTATTGAGGCCGCGGATATTCACTTTCACTTCGGAGCCCGGCACTCCGGTCACCTGGTTGATGGTCATACCGGGAACGCGGCCCTGCAGCGCCAGCAATGGATCCGTAACCGGGCTTTTGGCAATGTCTTTGGCAGTTACGGTGGTCACATTGCCCACATTGTAACGCTGGGTATTGGTGCCATAGGCTATCACCACCATTTCATCGAGTTTGGAACTGAACTTTGGAAGGGTAATGGTAAAACTATTGGAACGAAGCGGAATGGTCTGCCCGATAACCGGTACGCTGGTTTTGGTTTTTCCCTCCTCCTCATCCAGCTGCAGGTCTGTGGCCACAACGATGATGCTGGAAGCTGAAACAAGTTTGAGCTCAACACTGCCGCGGCCCACAAAGGAGATATGGATCAGTTGCCCGATCTCCGCCTGAACTGTGAACATCCCTTCAGCATCGGTAATGGTGGCGCTCTTACCGCCTTTGATCAGGATGGTAGCGCCCGTCAATGGCTTGCCTTCTTCATCCAGTATACGGCCTCGAACAGGAATGAAATTATCCGTCGCAACCTTGCTGATGCGCTCCGGCGCCGGCTTTTCAGGAGGCGATGATACTGTCCTTTCCTTTAGATTGATGAAGATACTCCGGCCATCGATCCGGTAATCCAGTGGTTGTGATGCAAAGACCCTTTCGAGGAATTGGTCCAATGGAAAATTACTGACGGAAACGGAAACAGGATTTGATAACCTCAGCACATCTTCCGTGTACAAAAAACATAGCCCGACTGTTTTTTCACAGCGTTGAACACCTCTTTCAGCGGCACATCTTTGCCGGAAAAGCTGATATTCTGGGAGAAACTTTTGGCGCTGACATTTACCATTGCAGCCAGCAGCAGCACGGTTGTTAGTTTCATCACTAACAGAGTTTTGGTGATGCGGCGGTAGCCCCCACGGGCGGCGCCACCGCAAAAAGCAGTTTTTTGCATAATTTCGCATTGTTTTGGTGATACAAGAAAAGTCTGCCAGACTTCATTTTATTGCCCGGACATCGGCCGGCAGTGTTACAACCACAGCCGGTCATTTTTTTGTCAGAGCAGGTATTGATTACAGTTAGGTGCAGGCATGCCACTGCCATTACCGTTCCGGTGTATTCATTTTACAATAAGTATTTTTTGAAACTTCCGGCGCCCGCGTCCGGTGATTATTCCACGATCAGCGTTTTTCCCTCCAGCCGCACATGCAGGCCATTCCCTTTAAAAAACTCGATCATGGTAGACAGGTTTACGTTTCTGTACATCTCTCCCTTGAAAACCATATCAGGGACTTTACCTTGATACTTCACTTCTATATCGTACCATCTTTCCAGTTGATGCATGATGGTATGTATATCGGCATTCTCGAAATCGAACATCCCGTTCTTCCAGGCTACTACCCTGTTGAGATCCACGCCTGACAATACTGAAATACTTTTAGAAGAAGTCTGTTTATTGCCAGTATTGGCCATTACAGCCTGTTGACCGGGTTTCAGGATCTCATTGTCACTACCGGCTCCGGTTACGCGAATACTGCCGGTCAGCAGGGTGGTACGGATCGCAGGTTCATTCGAATAGGCATTGACGTTGAAAAATGTGCCGAGTACTTCCACGGTAGACTTTCCATCGATATCCACCACAAAGGATTGCCCCGGACGTTTGGCCACTTCAAAATACACTTCACCTGTGATCCTTACATTCCTTTCATTCCCTGCAAAGGCAACAGGATAGGAAATGGACGAAGCGGCGTTGAGCCAAACCTTTGTTCCATCGGGCAACACAAACTGGTATTGCCCTCTTCTTGGAGTAGACATGGTATTCAGTAGCGCCATATTATTACTGGCGCCCCCGGGTTGGTAAACGATCTGTCCATCGGTCAGTTTTACAATGGAAACATTGCCCTGTTGTGCAAGTTGTCCATCGACGGCGCTGTCCACCGGAATGATGCTGCCATCCGCCAGAGTCAATATTGCTTTATCGCTTCCCGGCAGAATATCTGTTTTGCCAGGGATGTTTACCAGCGGTTGCCGGGTATCAGTCTGATTGCGTTGTATCGCAAACCAGGTAACGCCCACCGCCACCAGCAGTAGGATGGCCGCTGCATAGCGAAGGAATCTGTTGCGCCGCAAAGGAACAATACGCCCCGGCGTATCACTTGTTACCGCTGTTTGCTCCAACTGGCCTGTCATCTGTTCTTCAATGCCCGCGTACAACTGATCCCAGTTCACTTGTTGCAGCGTTGCTTCGGGTTGTTCAATCAGGGCTTGCAAGTGGCTGTGGAGCGGTGCATCATCCTCCCGTTGGGCCAACCAAACAGTCAATTCCTGCAACTCCGGTACCGTGGCGGTCCTGTCTGTATAGCGTTCCAATAAATAAGTGATCCGTTCGTTGGATAAAGTCATAGTGGAAAGTATCTATAATAGTATGATAGCACGATAACAAGATTGTACCAGGGTTGGGATTAATTTTTTTTACTTTTTTACCGCAATAAAAAACTGGATGGCTGTCAACCACAGGCCGATGCCTGTTTTAGCGAGTTTTTTCAGTGTTTTGATGGCTTCTGCCAGGTGATTGCGCACGGTATTGGGAGAGAGATCGAGCTGCCGGGCCACTTCTTCCCTGCTCAGTCCTTTTTCTTTGATCAGTTGAAATACCCTTGCCTGTTGTGGCGCTAACTGATCGATGGCCTTTTGGAGTTGTTGATATCTGGTTTCCAGAGCCCGCAACTCTTCTCCGCTCAGCTCATCGGAATAGGGCATATCTATTACGCCTCCACGCCGCAGGCGTTCTGCTGCGTCTTTCTGATATTGCTGGCTCAACAGCCGGTAAAATAAAGTATGGAGATAACCTAGCGGGTTGTCGGCTTCGCGCAGATACGATCTTTTCTGCCAGACGCGGATAAAAGTTTCCTGCACCATTTCTTCGGCAAAAAAATGGGAGCCGCTCATTTTATAGGCGGCGCTGTAAAACTTCTTTTTGAATCGCTCGAATAGTACCCGGAAGGCCTGCGCATCGCCATCGGCTATGCGGGAGAATAAATCTTTATCGATATGCCAATCAG
This portion of the Pseudobacter ginsenosidimutans genome encodes:
- a CDS encoding SusC/RagA family TonB-linked outer membrane protein, translated to MLRLSNPVSVSVSNFPLDQFLERVFASQPLDYRIDGRSIFINLKERTVSSPPEKPAPERISKVATDNFIPVRGRILDEEGKPLTGATILIKGGKSATITDAEGMFTVQAEIGQLIHISFVGRGSVELKLVSASSIIVVATDLQLDEEEGKTKTSVPVIGQTIPLRSNSFTITLPKFSSKLDEMVVIAYGTNTQRYNVGNVTTVTAKDIAKSPVTDPLLALQGRVPGMTINQVTGVPGSEVKVNIRGLNSLTAGSNPLFIVDGVPYSQNVVNTVGYGAQQGASALNFINPADIESISVLKDADATAIYGSRGANGVVLITTKKAKAGDMRVDLNVYHGVQSIPLKKIRLMNNSQYLAMRREAFYQDSMAAPAANIKPTIDNAPDLVFWDTAYQMDLKKIAIGNNASTTNASLSISGGNEQVQYLLGATYNRQTTSFPGNHYQQNATIRFALSGVSLNKKFRTSLSGSYNFIDQNLPNLDLTMIAMRTPPNFPPFLNPDGTLNFAPNPITGRTTTRSPHQYAQMIGGRENPARSNNLVASLDLNYTILPGLVVKTTMGYNKQTSTPSVFVYSYIWDPADGPHSADASYGNGIGDSWIVEPQLSYTKQIGNGKLLFLLGSSFQVLKQSAQHTGIHNITSDLMIRNLSGGVSSVYGSSSEYRYTAAFSKINYELAGKYLLNISLRRDGSSRFGDDRKFSNFWAAGAGWIFSEERAIRDALPVLSYGKLRASYGITGNDQIGDYGYLDRYQIIDSWNGGGSIYQGAIGLAQVSLFNPNYEWEKTTKLEFGLEAGFFKDRLLVNFSHYINKSSNQLQSLTLPGMVGATTVSGNIPATIQNKGLEIMLSTDNVHSKDFNWRSTFNISFQQNRLLEYTGTDSRFQQMVGKSLSIVYLSHYLGVDPAQGRFLFADAEGKPVYADGAVDPRAVAIDLAPRFFGGLENTFTYKRFTASVFFQYTKQKGPDASMGDPAYSPGGIFNQWTYLAEDRWHKPGDIAKRPRYSQNGSLNYDNSIFFNSDGAYTDASYIRCKNISLSWELPDNWTNKVWLKRCRLYIQVHNAFTITQYKGSDPETLSYNNLPPLRIYTGGIQLSL
- a CDS encoding FecR family protein; translation: MTLSNERITYLLERYTDRTATVPELQELTVWLAQREDDAPLHSHLQALIEQPEATLQQVNWDQLYAGIEEQMTGQLEQTAVTSDTPGRIVPLRRNRFLRYAAAILLLVAVGVTWFAIQRNQTDTRQPLVNIPGKTDILPGSDKAILTLADGSIIPVDSAVDGQLAQQGNVSIVKLTDGQIVYQPGGASNNMALLNTMSTPRRGQYQFVLPDGTKVWLNAASSISYPVAFAGNERNVRITGEVYFEVAKRPGQSFVVDIDGKSTVEVLGTFFNVNAYSNEPAIRTTLLTGSIRVTGAGSDNEILKPGQQAVMANTGNKQTSSKSISVLSGVDLNRVVAWKNGMFDFENADIHTIMHQLERWYDIEVKYQGKVPDMVFKGEMYRNVNLSTMIEFFKGNGLHVRLEGKTLIVE
- a CDS encoding RNA polymerase sigma factor, encoding MVDSDWHIDKDLFSRIADGDAQAFRVLFERFKKKFYSAAYKMSGSHFFAEEMVQETFIRVWQKRSYLREADNPLGYLHTLFYRLLSQQYQKDAAERLRRGGVIDMPYSDELSGEELRALETRYQQLQKAIDQLAPQQARVFQLIKEKGLSREEVARQLDLSPNTVRNHLAEAIKTLKKLAKTGIGLWLTAIQFFIAVKK